A genome region from Cystobacter fuscus DSM 2262 includes the following:
- a CDS encoding DNA gyrase/topoisomerase IV subunit A has translation MSTLATAADNKTRKKQGASGGGGNGAAAGSGGSGGDGSMPAALADEARRRYLNYALSVITSRALPDVRDGLKPVQRRILYGMWNDLNLSHDAKYKKCAQVVGAIMGPYHPHGDASIYEALVRMAQDFSLRYPLVDGHGNFGSLDGDAAAAYRYTECRLEKLSGELLNELGQKTVDFRPNYDGTRTEPIVLPARVPHLLMNGTTGIAVGMATNIPPHHLGELCDALMALVDDNTLTTKQLLKWVKGPDFPTGGEILNSQKELQDIYETGQGSVRLRGEYALEEMKRGGQQIIITSIPYAVNKSTLVAKMGEIVRDRKLPLVVDVRDESTKDVRIVLELKKEASHELVMAYLYKNTPLQTNFNVNLTCLVPNPENPDVGTPRRLGLKEILQYFLDFRLEVVKRRLQYQLDELKKRVHILEGFEKVYDALDEMIRIIRQSEGKQDAAKKLMARFKIDEVQVDAILEMKLYKLARLEILVVQNELKEKRAQIKNLEALLKSNTRLWSTVKDELAEVKGAYASGKRRTKVSRGGAEEMVFDAEALIADEDAHVVLTRDGWIKRMREVKDPSATRLREGDAVMAVLAGSLKANLVLFTNFGTAYVTRFNDVPASTGYGDPVQKLFKFDDGERVVGALSLDGRLWRPEKLLGVTRHGQGMRFPLAPHLEVSTRAGRRYAKTGEGDEIVGVQPVEDKDLVGVLTERTSVLVCKVAEINELAGPGKGVSVIKVESGDRVMDFVVAPPGNKDAGIGFETQKGRKLVLTPGRSEVTGRGGKGHEMSRKDAVKEVQRAPLFVPLPEPK, from the coding sequence ATGAGCACGCTCGCAACAGCAGCGGACAACAAGACGCGCAAGAAGCAGGGAGCCTCGGGCGGCGGCGGAAACGGAGCCGCCGCGGGCTCGGGAGGCAGTGGGGGCGATGGCTCCATGCCCGCCGCGCTCGCCGACGAGGCGCGTCGCCGCTACCTCAACTACGCCTTGTCCGTCATCACCTCGCGCGCCCTGCCGGACGTGCGTGACGGCCTCAAGCCCGTGCAGCGCCGCATCCTGTACGGCATGTGGAACGACCTGAACCTGTCGCACGACGCCAAGTACAAGAAGTGCGCGCAGGTCGTCGGCGCCATCATGGGCCCCTACCACCCGCACGGCGACGCCTCCATCTACGAGGCGCTCGTGCGCATGGCGCAGGACTTCTCCCTGCGCTACCCGCTCGTCGACGGCCACGGCAACTTCGGCTCGCTCGACGGCGACGCCGCCGCGGCCTACCGCTACACCGAGTGCCGCCTGGAGAAGCTCTCCGGCGAGCTGCTCAACGAGCTGGGGCAGAAGACGGTCGACTTCCGTCCCAACTACGACGGCACCCGCACCGAGCCCATCGTGCTGCCCGCGCGCGTGCCGCACCTGCTCATGAATGGCACCACGGGCATCGCCGTGGGCATGGCCACCAACATCCCGCCCCACCACCTGGGCGAGCTGTGCGACGCGCTCATGGCGCTCGTGGATGACAACACCCTCACCACCAAGCAGCTGCTCAAGTGGGTCAAGGGGCCGGACTTCCCCACCGGCGGCGAAATCCTCAACTCCCAGAAGGAGCTGCAGGACATCTACGAGACGGGCCAGGGCAGCGTGCGCCTGCGCGGCGAGTACGCCCTGGAGGAGATGAAGCGCGGGGGCCAGCAGATCATCATCACCTCCATCCCCTATGCGGTGAACAAGTCCACGCTCGTGGCGAAGATGGGGGAGATCGTCCGCGACCGGAAGCTGCCGCTCGTGGTGGACGTGCGCGACGAGTCCACCAAGGACGTGCGCATCGTCCTGGAGCTCAAGAAGGAGGCCAGCCACGAGCTGGTGATGGCCTACCTCTACAAGAACACCCCGCTGCAGACGAACTTCAACGTCAACCTCACCTGCCTCGTGCCCAACCCGGAGAACCCGGACGTGGGCACGCCCCGGCGGCTGGGGCTCAAGGAAATCCTCCAGTACTTCCTCGACTTCCGCCTCGAGGTCGTCAAGCGGCGGCTGCAGTACCAGCTCGACGAGCTGAAGAAGCGCGTGCACATCCTCGAGGGCTTCGAGAAGGTCTACGACGCCCTGGACGAGATGATCCGCATCATCCGCCAGTCCGAGGGCAAGCAGGACGCGGCCAAGAAGCTCATGGCGCGCTTCAAGATCGACGAGGTCCAGGTCGACGCCATCCTGGAGATGAAGCTCTACAAGCTCGCGCGCCTGGAGATCCTCGTGGTGCAGAACGAGCTCAAGGAGAAGCGCGCGCAGATCAAGAACCTGGAGGCGCTGCTCAAGAGCAACACGCGGCTGTGGAGCACGGTGAAGGACGAGCTCGCCGAGGTGAAGGGCGCGTACGCCTCGGGCAAGCGCCGCACCAAGGTGAGCCGCGGCGGCGCCGAGGAGATGGTGTTCGACGCCGAGGCGCTCATCGCGGACGAGGACGCGCACGTCGTCCTCACCCGGGACGGGTGGATCAAGCGCATGCGCGAGGTGAAGGATCCCTCCGCCACGCGTCTGCGCGAGGGCGACGCGGTGATGGCGGTGCTGGCCGGCAGCCTCAAGGCCAACCTGGTGCTGTTCACCAACTTCGGCACCGCCTACGTCACGCGCTTCAACGACGTGCCCGCCTCCACGGGCTACGGGGATCCGGTGCAGAAGCTGTTCAAGTTCGACGATGGCGAGCGCGTGGTGGGCGCGCTGTCGCTCGACGGCCGGCTGTGGCGTCCGGAGAAGCTGCTCGGTGTCACGCGGCACGGCCAGGGCATGCGCTTCCCGCTCGCCCCGCACCTGGAGGTGTCCACGCGCGCCGGCCGCCGCTACGCCAAGACGGGCGAGGGCGACGAGATCGTCGGCGTGCAGCCGGTGGAGGACAAGGATCTGGTGGGCGTGCTCACCGAGCGCACGAGCGTGCTGGTGTGCAAGGTGGCGGAGATCAACGAGCTGGCGGGTCCAGGCAAGGGCGTGAGTGTCATCAAGGTGGAGTCGGGAGACCGGGTGATGGACTTCGTCGTGGCGCCCCCGGGCAACAAGGACGCGGGGATTGGCTTCGAGACGCAGAAGGGCCGCAAGCTCGTGCTCACCCCGGGCCGTTCGGAAGTGACGGGCCGCGGTGGCAAGGGCCACGAGATGTCGCGCAAGGACGCGGTGAAGGAGGTGCAGCGTGCGCCTCTGTTCGTCCCGCTGCCGGAGCCCAAGTAA
- a CDS encoding DNA gyrase/topoisomerase IV subunit B: MATSNKKTTYTGADIQVLEGLEPVRKRPAMYIGGTDSTGYHHLLWEILDNSVDEVINGYASTVEVVLHKDGRTITVVDDGRGIPIDIMPKHKKPAVEVILTTLHAGGKFEQGNYIHSGGLHGVGSSVVNALARKLVVEIKRDGKRHVQTYSKGKPTSPLKADGAVRGTGTSTTFEPDPEIFGEKLKFDAALIRERLEAKSYLHKGMTVVWKDETATPHVKEEFKHDGGIAEYLTKVVAERGKPVVPSGSTAYFYHSRDNGVRLEAALVWTEATDEHIRSYVNGIPTPLGGTHEAGLRSAVVKAVRNYIETHDLTFKGVTLTAEDIREGMTCILSTYVVEPQFQGQTKGRLNNPETSAQVDGVIRPALEKWLNDNKSIAEAVVARIVLAARAREASRAASQAISRKTAVSHRLNLPGKLADCSATEPGSSELFLVEGDSAGGSAKQGRDRRTQAVLPLRGKVLNSEQASTDKVVGNRELTDIVSALGCGIGNDFDITKLRYGRVFLLMDADSDGHHIATLLLTFFYRHLRPLIEGGHVYLAQPPLFRVDIGKETYWALDEEHRDRIIREKTKGNAKPSVMRFKGLGEMTPDELKETTLDPKNRQSLRVTIDNPLLTDQVINDLMGRDVSARFKFIMESANEVEELDV; this comes from the coding sequence ATGGCGACGAGCAACAAGAAGACGACCTATACGGGCGCGGACATCCAGGTCCTCGAGGGCCTGGAGCCGGTGCGCAAGCGCCCCGCGATGTACATCGGCGGCACCGACTCCACGGGCTATCACCACCTGCTCTGGGAGATCCTCGACAACTCGGTGGACGAGGTCATCAACGGCTACGCGTCCACCGTGGAGGTGGTGCTGCACAAGGATGGCCGGACGATCACCGTGGTGGACGATGGGCGCGGCATCCCCATCGACATCATGCCCAAGCACAAGAAGCCCGCGGTGGAGGTCATCCTCACCACGCTGCACGCGGGCGGCAAGTTCGAGCAGGGCAACTACATCCACTCGGGCGGTCTGCACGGCGTGGGCAGCTCGGTGGTGAACGCGCTGGCGCGCAAGCTCGTGGTGGAGATCAAGCGCGACGGCAAGCGCCACGTGCAGACGTACAGCAAGGGCAAGCCGACCAGCCCCCTCAAGGCGGACGGCGCCGTGCGCGGCACCGGCACGTCCACGACGTTCGAGCCGGATCCGGAGATCTTCGGCGAGAAGCTCAAGTTCGACGCGGCGCTCATCCGCGAGCGGCTCGAGGCCAAGAGCTACCTGCACAAGGGCATGACGGTCGTCTGGAAGGACGAGACGGCCACGCCCCATGTGAAGGAGGAGTTCAAGCACGACGGTGGCATCGCCGAGTACCTCACCAAGGTGGTGGCCGAGCGCGGCAAGCCCGTGGTGCCCTCGGGCAGCACGGCGTACTTCTACCACTCGCGTGACAACGGGGTGCGCCTGGAGGCGGCGCTGGTGTGGACGGAGGCCACGGACGAGCACATCCGCTCGTACGTCAACGGCATCCCCACGCCCCTGGGCGGCACGCACGAGGCGGGGCTGCGCAGCGCGGTGGTGAAGGCGGTGCGCAACTACATCGAGACGCACGACCTGACCTTCAAGGGCGTCACGCTCACCGCGGAGGACATCCGCGAGGGCATGACGTGCATCCTGTCCACCTACGTGGTGGAGCCGCAGTTCCAGGGGCAGACCAAGGGGCGGCTCAACAACCCCGAGACCTCGGCCCAGGTGGACGGCGTCATCCGGCCCGCGCTGGAGAAGTGGCTCAACGACAACAAGTCCATCGCCGAGGCGGTGGTGGCGCGCATCGTGCTCGCCGCCCGCGCCCGCGAGGCCAGCCGCGCCGCGTCACAGGCCATCAGCCGCAAGACGGCCGTCAGCCACCGGCTCAACCTGCCCGGCAAGCTCGCGGACTGCTCCGCCACGGAGCCGGGAAGCAGCGAGCTGTTCCTCGTGGAAGGTGACTCCGCAGGTGGGAGCGCCAAGCAGGGGAGGGATCGCAGGACGCAGGCCGTCCTGCCGCTGCGCGGCAAGGTGCTCAACTCCGAGCAGGCCTCCACCGACAAGGTGGTGGGCAACCGGGAGCTCACGGACATCGTCAGTGCCCTGGGGTGCGGCATCGGCAACGACTTCGACATCACCAAGCTGCGCTACGGCCGCGTCTTCCTGCTCATGGACGCCGACAGCGACGGCCACCACATCGCCACGCTGCTGCTCACCTTCTTCTACCGGCACCTGCGCCCGCTCATCGAGGGCGGCCACGTCTACCTCGCCCAGCCGCCCCTGTTCCGGGTGGACATCGGCAAGGAGACGTACTGGGCGCTGGACGAGGAGCACCGCGACCGCATCATCCGCGAGAAGACCAAGGGCAACGCCAAGCCCAGCGTCATGCGCTTCAAGGGTCTGGGCGAGATGACGCCGGACGAGCTGAAGGAGACCACGCTCGATCCGAAGAACCGCCAGAGCCTGCGGGTGACGATCGACAACCCCCTCCTGACCGATCAGGTCATCAATGACTTGATGGGCCGCGACGTCAGCGCGCGCTTCAAGTTCATCATGGAGAGCGCCAACGAGGTCGAGGAGCTGGACGTCTAG
- the sppA gene encoding signal peptide peptidase SppA, producing MRALSALSLLFPSLVLAQTGLILQPAVPPRGVTLPPTSAALVDEATALALNPASLRLVGPGQLTWLHERNLASDQVADGLFLGTSLGGGLGAGFSLEWMRGRGLPDYRKTSFGLALGAGALSLGVGYHDISSADATLSRLSGFDLGLTLRPSRHVSVGAVVRDVNAPRQGDFLLPRVYNLAVGVRPLGERVTLGVDYAATEGRWGTGQLSYTARATVIPGVSLGAGVSHGLGPAAGPLALQLSATLDSAHWGLTYAAGGVTSGGADHVVAVRLSGQKYPAPRLGGGTVALLDLDDRLVARGGLGALLGGVGSDPYLELMRWLDGATRDERLRGVVLKVAGLPGVDWGKADELHQAILRLRAAGKRVMAVLYQVDDRAYFVGAAADEVYALSASSLLVNGLSAQVTYLGGTMEKLGVSWDVARVGDYKTAPEQLTRRDLSPAQRETLEAYLDTQTAHDVERVTKARRLTPERLREAWSEGILTANRAKELGLVDGVLTPEEFDTRLEALVPGARYDARYSPRDERDERWSPRRRIAVVPVLGTIVGGKSRQSPLGGELSVGAETVVLALERAQHDPSVAAIVVRVDSGGGEVLASDLMYRAVLEARKHKPVIASMGDVAASGGYYAAMGADEVWALPTTLTGSIGVFFLKPALRGLLGDKLGVSTETIGRAPMPDLVNLWRPWTEPEQKAMQAWVDSAYDDFITQVSQSRKLDKARVDTIARGRVWTGVAARERGLVDQLGGLMEAVEAARKRAGVPADEEVDLKVMGDARGFFSSLGGEPGVSAALTPAPEPLLPPTVRAFLREAGLESPWMLEPGLKAVQPYTLSVR from the coding sequence ATGCGAGCCCTCTCCGCCTTGTCGCTGCTGTTTCCCAGCCTCGTGCTCGCCCAGACGGGGCTCATCCTCCAGCCCGCCGTGCCACCCCGCGGGGTGACGCTGCCGCCCACGTCCGCCGCGCTGGTGGACGAGGCCACGGCGCTGGCCCTCAACCCCGCCAGCCTGCGCCTGGTGGGGCCCGGACAGCTCACCTGGCTGCACGAGCGCAACCTCGCGTCAGACCAGGTGGCGGATGGGCTCTTCCTGGGCACCTCGCTCGGCGGGGGCCTGGGGGCGGGCTTCAGCCTCGAGTGGATGCGGGGCCGCGGGCTGCCCGACTACCGCAAGACGTCCTTCGGCCTGGCGCTCGGCGCGGGGGCGCTGTCGCTCGGGGTGGGCTACCACGACATCTCCTCGGCGGACGCCACGCTCTCCCGGCTGTCCGGCTTCGATCTCGGCCTCACGCTGCGCCCCTCGCGCCACGTGTCCGTGGGCGCGGTGGTGCGGGACGTGAACGCGCCCCGGCAGGGCGACTTCCTCCTGCCGCGCGTCTACAACCTCGCCGTGGGGGTGCGGCCCCTGGGCGAGCGCGTGACGCTGGGCGTGGACTACGCCGCCACCGAGGGGCGCTGGGGCACGGGACAGCTCTCCTATACGGCGCGCGCCACGGTGATTCCGGGCGTGAGCCTGGGCGCGGGCGTGTCCCATGGGCTGGGCCCGGCGGCCGGCCCCCTGGCCCTGCAACTGTCGGCCACCCTGGACAGCGCACACTGGGGCCTCACCTACGCGGCCGGCGGCGTCACGAGCGGCGGCGCGGACCACGTGGTGGCGGTGCGCCTGTCGGGACAGAAGTACCCGGCGCCGCGGCTCGGCGGAGGCACGGTGGCGCTGTTGGACCTGGATGATCGGCTGGTGGCACGAGGAGGGCTTGGCGCGCTGCTCGGCGGCGTGGGGAGCGATCCCTACCTGGAGCTGATGCGCTGGCTCGACGGGGCCACGCGGGACGAGCGGCTGCGGGGCGTGGTGCTCAAGGTGGCGGGCCTGCCCGGCGTGGACTGGGGCAAGGCGGACGAGCTGCACCAGGCCATCCTCCGGCTGCGCGCGGCGGGCAAGCGGGTGATGGCGGTGCTGTACCAGGTGGATGACCGGGCCTACTTCGTGGGCGCGGCCGCGGACGAGGTGTATGCCCTGTCCGCCTCCTCGCTGCTCGTCAACGGCCTGTCGGCCCAGGTGACGTACCTGGGCGGGACGATGGAGAAGCTGGGGGTGAGCTGGGACGTGGCGCGGGTGGGCGACTACAAGACGGCGCCCGAGCAGCTCACCCGCCGCGACCTGAGCCCCGCGCAGCGCGAGACGCTCGAGGCCTACCTGGACACGCAGACGGCCCACGACGTGGAGCGGGTGACGAAGGCGCGCCGCCTGACGCCCGAGCGGCTCCGGGAGGCGTGGAGCGAGGGCATCCTCACCGCCAACCGGGCCAAGGAGCTGGGGCTGGTGGATGGGGTGCTGACGCCCGAGGAGTTCGACACCCGGCTGGAGGCGCTGGTGCCCGGTGCCCGCTATGACGCCCGCTACTCGCCGCGCGACGAGCGGGACGAGCGCTGGAGCCCGAGGCGCCGCATCGCGGTGGTGCCGGTGCTCGGCACCATCGTCGGGGGCAAGAGCCGCCAGTCACCGCTGGGCGGCGAGCTGTCCGTGGGCGCGGAGACGGTGGTGCTCGCCCTGGAGCGCGCCCAGCACGATCCGTCCGTGGCGGCCATCGTCGTGCGCGTGGACTCGGGAGGCGGCGAGGTGCTGGCCTCGGACCTGATGTACCGCGCCGTGCTCGAGGCCAGGAAGCACAAGCCCGTCATCGCCTCCATGGGCGACGTGGCGGCCTCGGGGGGCTACTACGCGGCCATGGGCGCGGACGAGGTGTGGGCCCTGCCCACCACGCTGACGGGCAGCATCGGCGTCTTCTTCCTCAAGCCCGCGCTGCGCGGCCTGCTGGGCGACAAGCTGGGCGTGAGCACGGAGACCATCGGCCGCGCCCCCATGCCGGACCTGGTGAACCTGTGGAGGCCCTGGACGGAGCCCGAGCAGAAGGCCATGCAGGCCTGGGTGGACTCGGCCTATGACGACTTCATCACCCAGGTGTCGCAGTCCCGCAAACTGGACAAGGCCCGGGTGGACACCATCGCCCGGGGGCGGGTGTGGACGGGCGTGGCGGCGCGCGAGCGGGGCCTGGTGGACCAGCTGGGGGGCCTGATGGAGGCGGTGGAGGCGGCGCGCAAGCGGGCCGGGGTGCCCGCCGACGAGGAGGTGGACCTCAAGGTGATGGGGGACGCCCGGGGCTTCTTCTCCTCCCTGGGGGGCGAGCCCGGAGTGAGCGCCGCGCTGACACCGGCCCCCGAGCCCCTCCTCCCGCCCACCGTGCGAGCGTTCCTGCGGGAGGCGGGCCTGGAATCCCCCTGGATGCTGGAACCCGGACTCAAGGCGGTCCAGCCCTACACCCTCAGCGTGCGCTGA
- a CDS encoding MBL fold metallo-hydrolase, with protein sequence MHALYTRQLKLGAMDNFVYLVGPKDSDEVLVVDAAWDVPAIEKALEEDGKRLVGAFVSHCHGDHTNGLPELLSRHDVPVYAQREEVDFSADLRGLVPGALRPLEPGAQLVVGGRTFQALHTPGHTPGSHCLLAQDALVSGDTVFINGCGRCDMRGGDPEAMYRSLSQVLSKVPDTTRLLPGHDYANVPVASLGEVRQHNPYFAFPDVASFVAYRMRPRR encoded by the coding sequence ATGCACGCGCTGTACACGCGCCAGTTGAAGCTCGGAGCCATGGACAACTTCGTCTACCTCGTGGGGCCGAAGGACTCCGACGAGGTGTTGGTGGTGGACGCGGCCTGGGACGTGCCCGCCATCGAGAAGGCCCTCGAGGAAGACGGCAAGCGCCTGGTGGGCGCCTTCGTGTCGCACTGCCACGGCGACCACACCAACGGCCTGCCGGAGCTGCTCTCGCGCCATGACGTGCCGGTGTACGCCCAGCGCGAGGAGGTGGATTTCTCCGCGGACCTGCGCGGCCTGGTGCCGGGCGCGCTGCGGCCGCTGGAGCCGGGCGCGCAGCTGGTCGTCGGGGGGAGGACCTTCCAGGCGCTGCACACCCCGGGACATACGCCGGGCTCGCACTGCCTGCTCGCCCAGGACGCGCTGGTGTCGGGGGATACCGTCTTCATCAATGGGTGTGGCCGGTGTGACATGCGCGGCGGCGATCCCGAGGCCATGTACCGCTCGCTGTCCCAGGTGCTCTCCAAGGTGCCGGACACCACCCGGCTGCTTCCCGGGCACGACTACGCGAACGTGCCGGTGGCGTCCCTTGGCGAGGTGCGTCAGCACAACCCCTACTTCGCCTTCCCCGACGTGGCCTCCTTCGTGGCCTACCGGATGCGCCCCCGGCGGTGA
- a CDS encoding PEGA domain-containing protein: protein MKILALLLLPSLALAAPPGAPRRITSILVPMDSVAEAGGPKMESYMNEALGQFQGFTVSKSEQFLGLPRDGEAEASLKRGQQGYQESLAAFEKKDYEDAERKLRATLKELQAAAAAMTASCTPLCDAIALYAAVMHQRGDVEEAKLALLDLLSLHPTFELNAKRFNREFIALRVQVAAGINAALRGTATVKSRPAGARVFIDNEFQGYTPMTVPTLSVGKHLLRLERPGFRVAGQVLEVGPDDVETSTELRPTEEYKAFDARMDTVATEVMRADKGGSPAVSSLGKALGLERALVGTLRDMKENGATELVLGLYETSSGKRLGVRRVVLQGDEFGQLKSELSRIVNHLMNNSEGGAEKVVKSSDPLENSHGMDEWNREDRGGKRRAQEKKSKGGDPLDGVNGTEDW from the coding sequence ATGAAGATCCTGGCGCTCCTGCTGCTTCCCTCCCTCGCCCTGGCGGCCCCCCCCGGCGCGCCCCGGCGCATCACCTCCATCCTCGTGCCGATGGACTCCGTCGCCGAGGCGGGTGGACCGAAGATGGAGAGCTACATGAACGAGGCCCTGGGACAATTCCAGGGCTTCACCGTGAGCAAGTCCGAGCAGTTCCTGGGCCTGCCGCGGGATGGAGAGGCGGAGGCCTCGCTCAAGCGGGGCCAGCAGGGCTATCAGGAGAGCCTCGCCGCCTTCGAGAAGAAGGACTACGAGGACGCCGAGCGCAAGCTGCGCGCCACGCTCAAGGAGTTGCAGGCGGCCGCCGCGGCGATGACGGCCTCGTGCACTCCCCTGTGCGACGCCATCGCGCTCTATGCCGCGGTGATGCACCAGCGCGGCGACGTGGAGGAGGCGAAGCTCGCGCTGTTGGACCTGCTGTCACTCCACCCCACCTTCGAGCTGAACGCCAAGCGCTTCAACCGGGAGTTCATCGCGCTGCGGGTGCAGGTGGCCGCGGGCATCAACGCGGCGCTGCGCGGCACGGCGACGGTGAAGTCGCGGCCGGCCGGGGCACGCGTCTTCATCGACAACGAGTTCCAGGGCTATACGCCGATGACGGTGCCCACGCTCTCGGTGGGCAAGCACCTGCTGCGCCTGGAGCGCCCGGGCTTCCGCGTGGCCGGGCAGGTGCTGGAGGTGGGCCCGGACGACGTCGAGACGAGCACCGAGCTGCGGCCCACCGAGGAGTACAAGGCCTTCGACGCCCGGATGGACACGGTGGCCACGGAGGTGATGCGCGCGGACAAGGGCGGCAGCCCGGCGGTGTCCTCGCTCGGCAAGGCGCTCGGCCTGGAGCGGGCCCTGGTGGGCACGCTGCGCGACATGAAGGAGAACGGCGCCACCGAGCTGGTGCTGGGGCTGTACGAGACGAGCAGCGGCAAGCGGCTCGGGGTGCGGCGCGTGGTGCTGCAGGGCGATGAGTTCGGCCAGCTCAAGTCGGAGCTGTCGCGCATCGTCAATCACCTGATGAACAACTCCGAGGGGGGCGCGGAGAAGGTGGTGAAGTCGTCGGATCCACTGGAGAACTCCCACGGCATGGACGAGTGGAACCGCGAGGATCGCGGCGGCAAGCGGCGCGCCCAGGAGAAGAAGTCCAAGGGGGGCGATCCGCTGGACGGAGTGAACGGTACCGAAGATTGGTGA
- a CDS encoding PEGA domain-containing protein translates to MRLKTPLSLSLALLLGAIPSAPQASPGPGTLVAAAKKKKPAAAPVQPPPPVEEPLPQPLPPPAPPALPELPATPWAGRTVVLAVPATAAEALDASRLEASLNEALVGQANVFLLNPVERFPSPPPLALERGDVLYNEGKGLYDNLDPEGAARKFTTLASYYQRLPVDTKPERLARVYIFLGASRLLDGDTAGAQKFFTRALLAEPNVKPESELFGQDVDDAFTAAKTALASAPRGTLAIDSVPQGAQVTVHGESLGTTPLKDVELPPGPHQVVITLPGHLPFGTFQEVASGQRAEVRPTLTPVPGLGEFRGQATQVATSKTLDTPPAGAPPAEVIALGQKIGARYVVLARVEHTGPGAPSATLDAWDVQGKNRLRGVKWNPASATEQQRVVRQVNDFVTGRFSNGLTIPPEVVAVVKKPWFWAAVGGVAVATTAGILLANQGSKPLGARLGNFGAGW, encoded by the coding sequence GTGCGATTGAAGACCCCTCTCTCCCTGTCGCTCGCGCTGCTGCTCGGCGCGATCCCCAGTGCCCCCCAGGCTTCCCCCGGCCCCGGCACGCTCGTGGCCGCGGCCAAGAAGAAGAAGCCAGCCGCGGCCCCGGTCCAGCCTCCTCCGCCCGTCGAGGAGCCGCTGCCCCAGCCCCTGCCTCCGCCCGCGCCCCCCGCCCTGCCCGAGCTGCCCGCCACGCCGTGGGCCGGCAGGACCGTGGTGCTGGCCGTGCCCGCCACCGCCGCCGAGGCCCTCGACGCCTCCCGGCTCGAGGCGTCGCTGAACGAGGCGCTCGTCGGCCAGGCCAACGTCTTCCTGTTGAATCCCGTGGAGCGCTTTCCCTCGCCCCCTCCTCTGGCGCTCGAGCGCGGCGACGTCCTCTACAACGAGGGCAAGGGGCTCTACGACAACCTGGATCCCGAGGGCGCGGCGAGGAAGTTCACCACGCTGGCCTCCTACTACCAGCGGCTCCCGGTGGACACGAAGCCGGAGCGCCTGGCGCGCGTCTACATCTTCCTGGGTGCCTCGCGCCTGCTCGATGGAGACACCGCCGGGGCCCAGAAGTTCTTCACCCGGGCGCTGCTCGCCGAGCCCAACGTCAAGCCCGAGTCCGAGCTGTTCGGGCAGGACGTGGACGACGCCTTCACCGCCGCGAAGACGGCCCTGGCCAGCGCGCCCCGGGGCACGCTCGCCATCGACTCCGTGCCCCAGGGCGCGCAGGTGACGGTGCACGGCGAGTCCCTGGGCACCACGCCGCTCAAGGACGTGGAGCTGCCGCCGGGCCCGCACCAGGTGGTCATCACCCTCCCCGGCCACCTGCCCTTCGGCACCTTCCAGGAGGTGGCCTCGGGACAGCGCGCGGAGGTGCGCCCCACGCTCACGCCCGTGCCCGGCCTGGGCGAGTTCCGGGGGCAGGCCACCCAGGTGGCCACGTCCAAGACGCTCGACACCCCTCCGGCCGGGGCGCCGCCCGCGGAGGTCATCGCGCTGGGACAGAAGATTGGCGCGCGCTATGTGGTGCTCGCCCGGGTAGAGCACACGGGGCCGGGCGCCCCGAGCGCCACGCTGGATGCCTGGGACGTGCAGGGCAAGAACCGCCTGCGCGGCGTGAAGTGGAACCCCGCTTCCGCCACCGAGCAGCAGCGCGTGGTGCGCCAGGTCAATGACTTCGTCACCGGCCGGTTCTCCAATGGGCTGACGATCCCGCCCGAGGTGGTGGCGGTGGTGAAGAAGCCCTGGTTCTGGGCGGCGGTGGGCGGAGTGGCCGTGGCCACCACCGCCGGCATCTTGCTGGCCAACCAGGGAAGCAAGCCCCTCGGGGCGCGGTTGGGCAATTTCGGCGCGGGCTGGTAG